GCAGTGGCTATGAAAACAAAATATTTCTTCATCAAAACAATCCTTACTCAATAATAGATTCTATTATACACCCCTCCCCTTAGCCTTTCCTCTTCAAAGTAAAGTTTTTGTGAGAATACTAATGTTTTTGGTATCTAAGATTAGGAGTGGTTCGGAATTTGTTGAATAGGGAAGATCAGTTATGCTGTACCAGTCCGGAAGCTTCTGCGAATTCAAAAGCATCGGGATAGTTTTCGATTTCGGCCATGGTCAGGCTATAGAGCCTGAAATGATCCAGAGGATGATCTTCTTTCAGATATAAAGCCTCTTCCCGGGCTATATCTTTATCGGTATAAACACCGGCGATCTCTTCGTTTTCTTCTATAAAGAAAAATCTTTGAACCATACTCTCCTTCCATGCTCTCGAGTTTGCACAAAGCGGATATCAATGGGGCAGGTGAAACTCTCTTCTTTAAATTTAGCACAACTCTGAAGCAAGTCAAGTTTTTCCACTAAGAATAGTGGATTCTATTTCACTGCTTTTGAGATTCGATTACAATGGTACAAAGAATAGACCGAGGATGCTTAACATGTCTTCTTCTAAAAAAAACTATTCTAAAAAAAGGAGTCCTTTATGGATTTATTCGAAGCAGTATCAAAGAGACACAGTTACAGAAATGAGTTGGATCAGGCACCCCTCCCCCTGGATGATCTGAGAAAAATAGTTCAGGCCGGACTGGATGCTCCCTCCGGGAAGAATGCACAGACAACCGGTTTTATCATCATTCAGGATGCTACTATTGTAGAAAAGATCAAAGGAATCCCGGGAGCGGGCGGTTCCATGGCGACAGCACCGGCATATATTGCCTGTCACATCAGCAAAAATCCCGAAAAAACATACATTGGTATGAGTTTTGAGGTGGAAGACTGTGCGGCGGCTGTTGAAAACATCCTTCTGGCAGCTACGGCCCTGGGCTATGCCACGGTGTGGATCGATGGATGGCTGCGGAATGTAAAAAGGGCTCAAGAGATTGGAAAACTATGCGGCCTGGCCGAGGACAGGATCATCAGGATTCTGATCCCCCTGGGTAAGGCACTGTCTGAACCTGAGCTGAAAGAAAAAAAACCTTTTGAAGAAAGAGTGACTATCGTCTGACTCTTCTGGTAGGCTCTGCCACCGATGGGTCCTCGGGCCAATAATGCTTAGGGTAACGCCCCCGGAGCTCCTTACGGACCTCCTGATAGGTGTTTTCCCAGAAACTTTTGAGGTCCCGGGTGAGCTGAATGGGCCTTTGGGCCGGATTCAGCAGCCGGAAAAGGATAGGAACCTCTCCTGCCAGAAGAGGTGTCTCAGTGAGGCCGAAGATTTCCTGCAGCCTGACATCCACCGCAGCGGTTCCGGCTGTAGAATAATCGATGCGGATGCGGCTTCCCGAGGGAACAATCAGCCTTTCCGGCACCTGCCTGTCTAGAAACTGCCGCTCTTCCCAACCTAAAAGAGAGGCTAATCCGTCTTTCAGTCTTCCCTCCAGCTTCCCTTTGATCAGCAGAGGCAGAAACCATCTGTCCAGGGTAGACAGAAGGCTTTCCTCCCCTGTGTCAGGCCAGTTCAGATTATTTTTTTTCAGACATCGGGCAAACTGGATTCTATCCAGAAAACTCTTATCCTCCTGACTCCAGGGCAGCATCTCCAATCCCCGTTTTCTAAAAAGGAATGCCAATTGCATGGCCAGTTGGGGGTCTCCGGCATCGATTGTTCCTGTATCTTCCCGGAGGGGCAGATTCCCCAGCTTCACAGTCACTTTTTTACTCACCCGGCACTTTTTTTCATCCCAGAGAGTGGCAGCCTCTTCCTCCATAAGGGGGGAAAACTCTCTCCAGAGAAGCTCTTTTTCCAGGGGAGAGGTCAAAAAACAGGAGGGAATGTCTCCGGAGCCGCCTACGAGGGGAGCGATCAGGAATTCCTGTGTCTGAACGGGATCTTCTGCTCTCAACCGGCAGTTGCCGCCTCCTGACATCTGATAGATCCTCTCTCCCCGTATCCGGGCAATTCTATCGGGATAGGAATGGCACAGAAGAGCCGCGCTGTCTCCCGGTTCTACCAGGGTTCTTTGGATTTTACACCGGACTAAAAGGCTCTCCCATGTTCGAAGGATTTGAATGACCCTCTTATTGTTTTTCTCTTTCCCTTCTTTGAGTATCTCCAGACGCAGTCTGATGTCTGAGCCCTTCTGGAAGGGAAGCCAGTCCCCCTCGGACAAGAGAGCCGCCAGGGCGCAGGCAGTCTGTTCCCGCCCCTCTTTCCTGCCTTTGTCCAGCATATGGGCCAGCCGCGGATGGACACCGGCTCCCGCCAGACTTTTGCCCTCCGGTTGAAGACGGCCCTCACTGTCTATGATTATTAATAAATACAGCAATGACCGGGCCTGATGATAATGGGCCGCCGGAGGGAGATCAACCCAGACAAGATCGCCGGGATCATGGGCTCCCCAGACCAGGATTTCAAGAGCCAGAGAGCTCAGATCTGCATTGAGTATTTCGGGTTCCGGAAAATCATCCATCAGGCTTTCATCATTTTGATCCCAGAGCCGGATGCACAAACCTTCACGGACACGCCCGGCCCGCCCGGCTCTCTGCCTGGCCGAGGCCCTGGAGATAGTTTTTGTGACCAGCCGGCTGAGTCCTGCATTGGGGTCAAACTGAGGTTTCCGTTCCAGCCCCGTGTCGATAACACAACTGATGCCGGGAATGGTTAAACTGGTCTCGGCAATGGAGGTGGCCGCCACGATGATGCGCTCATCCGGTGGATTCAAGGCCCGATCCTGCTCTTGGGGAGACAAACGACCATAGAGAGGGATGACTTGTGTATCCGATACCAGGGGATGGGTTCTGACGTCTTCCATAAGGTCCAGGATTTCCCTCTCCCCCGGTAAAAAGATGAGAATATTCCCCTCCGAAATCCGGAGAACTTCATCCAGAACCGATCTGATGCGGGAGGCTCTGACCCTGGTTTCCAGAGCTCTGCCGTCGGATTGAATAGAGACGGGGAACATTCTGCCTTCACTTTCCAGATATAAAAAGTCGGGAAGAACCCTTTCCAGGACTTTGACCTCCGGCGTGGCCGTCATGATGATCAGTTTCAGGTCAGGATTGAGGTTGGATTGAACATCATTGAGAAAGGCAAAGGAAAGGTCTGTGAAGATGTTTCGTTCATGAAATTCATCCATAATGACCAGAGAAACCCCTTCCAGAAAAGGATCATCCTGTATCATCCTGACAAAGACCCCTTCGGTGACAATCTGGATTTTTGCCTCCGGACTGCAGCAGACATCCCCCCGGACTTTGTAACCGATGGTGTCTCCGCATTTCCAGGACATAAGACTCGACATGTAACGAGCCAGAGTCCGGGCCGCCATCCGCCGGGGTTCGAGCATGATGATTTTACCTCGGACAAGCTTCTCTTCCAGAATAAACAAGGGGAGGATCGTCGATTTTCCGGCACCCGGATCGGCTTTCACGACGATCCTCTGGAAAGAGTCCCATTGAGTCCTGAGGTCATTAAAAAGGGATGAAACCGGAAAGGATTGGAACAGCTCTGTTTTCATTG
This Oceanispirochaeta sp. DNA region includes the following protein-coding sequences:
- a CDS encoding nitroreductase family protein; its protein translation is MDLFEAVSKRHSYRNELDQAPLPLDDLRKIVQAGLDAPSGKNAQTTGFIIIQDATIVEKIKGIPGAGGSMATAPAYIACHISKNPEKTYIGMSFEVEDCAAAVENILLAATALGYATVWIDGWLRNVKRAQEIGKLCGLAEDRIIRILIPLGKALSEPELKEKKPFEERVTIV
- the hrpB gene encoding ATP-dependent helicase HrpB, encoding MKTELFQSFPVSSLFNDLRTQWDSFQRIVVKADPGAGKSTILPLFILEEKLVRGKIIMLEPRRMAARTLARYMSSLMSWKCGDTIGYKVRGDVCCSPEAKIQIVTEGVFVRMIQDDPFLEGVSLVIMDEFHERNIFTDLSFAFLNDVQSNLNPDLKLIIMTATPEVKVLERVLPDFLYLESEGRMFPVSIQSDGRALETRVRASRIRSVLDEVLRISEGNILIFLPGEREILDLMEDVRTHPLVSDTQVIPLYGRLSPQEQDRALNPPDERIIVAATSIAETSLTIPGISCVIDTGLERKPQFDPNAGLSRLVTKTISRASARQRAGRAGRVREGLCIRLWDQNDESLMDDFPEPEILNADLSSLALEILVWGAHDPGDLVWVDLPPAAHYHQARSLLYLLIIIDSEGRLQPEGKSLAGAGVHPRLAHMLDKGRKEGREQTACALAALLSEGDWLPFQKGSDIRLRLEILKEGKEKNNKRVIQILRTWESLLVRCKIQRTLVEPGDSAALLCHSYPDRIARIRGERIYQMSGGGNCRLRAEDPVQTQEFLIAPLVGGSGDIPSCFLTSPLEKELLWREFSPLMEEEAATLWDEKKCRVSKKVTVKLGNLPLREDTGTIDAGDPQLAMQLAFLFRKRGLEMLPWSQEDKSFLDRIQFARCLKKNNLNWPDTGEESLLSTLDRWFLPLLIKGKLEGRLKDGLASLLGWEERQFLDRQVPERLIVPSGSRIRIDYSTAGTAAVDVRLQEIFGLTETPLLAGEVPILFRLLNPAQRPIQLTRDLKSFWENTYQEVRKELRGRYPKHYWPEDPSVAEPTRRVRR